In one window of Tellurirhabdus rosea DNA:
- the rpoB gene encoding DNA-directed RNA polymerase subunit beta: protein MATNTTTRKNFATINPVIEYPDFLDVQLQSFKDFFQLDTPSDNRSKEGLFKVFQENFPISDSRENFVLEFIDYSVDPPKYSVDECIDRGLTYSVPLKAKLRLSCNDADNEDFETIEQEVFLGNIPYMTEKGSFVINGAERVIVSQLHRSPGVFFSMSKHTNGTKLYSARIIPFKGSWIEFSTDVNNVMYAYIDRKKKFPVTTLLRAIGFGSDKEILDLFGLSEEVPATPANLKKVVGRRLAARVLRTWTEDFVDEDTGEVVSISRNEVLMERDSMVSQDDIDTIVESGSKSIILHKEDMNVADYNIIYNTLQKDSSNSEKEAVEQIYRQLRNTEAPDEQTAREIIQSLFFSDKRYDLGDVGRYRINKKLGLDIDADMKVLTTEDIVSIVKYLIGLINSKAVVDDIDHLSNRRVRTVGEQLYAQFGVGLARMARTIKERMNVRDNEDFKPVDLINARTLSSVINSFFGTNQLSQFMDQTNPLAEVTHKRRMSALGPGGLSRERAGFEVRDVHYTHYGRLCTIETPEGPNIGLISSLCVYAKVNSMGFIETPYRIVDGGKVAVDKPVVYLTAEEEDSHYIAQANAHVDTEGFFGNDRIKSRFEGDFPISEPTSVTYMDIAPNQIVSVAASMIPFLEHDDANRALMGSNMQRQAVPLLRPEAPIVGTGLEGRVAVDSRALVIAEEDGVIDFVDATVIKVRYDLADDQRLVSFDEDVKEYKLIKFRRTNQDTCINLKPMVLKGQRVKKGDVLCEGYATEGGELALGRNMKVAFMPWQGYNFEDAIVISERVVREDIFTSIHIEEFELEVRDTKRGEEELTAEIPNVSEETVRNLDENGIVRLGTEVKEGDILIGKITPKGESDPTPEEKLLRAIFGDKAGDVKDASKKAPPSLKGVVIDTKLFSRPNKEDRGKHKEEIKALMKRYSRELIGIREKMINKMTTLLEGKTSLGIRHKFGDEIMSKGVKFTRKNITDNLFPDKNPYRDESSYSVAEEVNLLADLLTEGWTDDEHTNRLLVQMVKNYNNRRNEITGRFKRERFTLEVGDELPAGIVKLAKVYIAKKRKLKVGDKMAGRHGNKGVVAKIVRDEDMPFLADGMPVDIVLNPLGVPSRMNLGQIYETVLGWAGLKLGRKYATPIFDGATEGEVMAELADANVPAFGRQYLYDGLSGERFDQPVTVGVIYMLKLGHLVDDKMHARSIGPYSLITQQPLGGKAQFGGQRFGEMEVWALEAFGASHILQEILTVKSDDVVGRAKAYEAIVKGENLPKPNIPESFNVLVHELRGLALEVTLD, encoded by the coding sequence TTGGCTACGAACACAACGACGCGTAAAAATTTTGCGACTATCAATCCAGTGATCGAATATCCGGATTTTTTGGATGTTCAGTTACAATCTTTCAAAGATTTTTTTCAACTAGACACTCCTTCCGATAATCGGTCCAAAGAAGGATTGTTCAAGGTCTTCCAGGAAAACTTCCCGATTTCTGACTCCCGCGAAAACTTCGTACTGGAGTTCATTGATTACTCCGTTGATCCGCCGAAATACTCCGTTGACGAGTGTATCGACCGCGGACTGACCTACTCCGTCCCTCTGAAGGCGAAGCTGCGTCTGTCCTGCAACGATGCCGATAACGAGGATTTTGAGACCATCGAGCAGGAAGTATTTCTTGGCAACATCCCTTATATGACGGAGAAAGGTTCTTTCGTCATTAACGGGGCAGAACGGGTAATTGTTTCACAGCTCCACCGCTCACCGGGTGTGTTTTTCTCCATGAGTAAGCACACCAACGGGACGAAGCTGTATTCTGCCCGGATCATTCCATTTAAAGGTTCCTGGATTGAATTCTCGACCGACGTTAACAACGTCATGTACGCATACATCGACCGGAAAAAGAAGTTTCCGGTTACGACGCTGCTGCGTGCCATCGGTTTCGGTTCAGACAAAGAGATTCTGGATTTGTTCGGCCTGTCGGAAGAAGTACCGGCAACGCCCGCAAACCTGAAAAAAGTAGTGGGTCGCCGGTTGGCCGCCCGGGTACTGCGTACCTGGACGGAGGATTTTGTGGATGAGGATACCGGCGAAGTCGTTTCTATCAGCCGCAATGAGGTGCTGATGGAGCGCGACTCCATGGTCTCTCAGGATGATATTGATACCATTGTTGAATCAGGCTCCAAGTCGATCATCCTGCACAAGGAGGATATGAACGTGGCCGATTACAACATTATCTATAATACGCTCCAGAAAGACAGCTCCAACTCCGAGAAAGAGGCCGTAGAGCAGATCTACCGCCAGCTCCGGAACACGGAAGCGCCGGACGAGCAGACGGCCCGGGAAATTATTCAGAGCCTGTTCTTCTCCGACAAGCGGTATGACCTGGGCGATGTTGGCCGGTACCGGATCAACAAAAAGCTGGGTCTGGATATCGATGCCGACATGAAGGTCCTGACGACGGAAGACATTGTCTCCATCGTGAAATACCTGATCGGCCTCATTAACTCCAAGGCGGTCGTGGATGACATTGACCACCTGAGCAACCGCCGCGTGCGGACCGTGGGTGAGCAGCTGTACGCGCAGTTCGGCGTCGGTCTGGCCCGTATGGCCCGGACGATCAAGGAACGGATGAACGTCCGCGATAACGAGGACTTCAAGCCCGTTGACCTGATCAACGCCCGGACGCTGTCGTCGGTCATCAACTCGTTCTTCGGAACCAACCAGCTGTCGCAGTTCATGGACCAGACGAACCCGCTGGCCGAAGTGACGCACAAGCGCCGGATGTCTGCACTCGGACCTGGTGGTCTGTCGCGCGAACGGGCCGGTTTTGAGGTTCGTGACGTTCACTACACGCACTACGGTCGTCTGTGTACGATCGAAACGCCGGAAGGTCCGAACATCGGTCTGATTTCGTCGCTCTGCGTTTACGCCAAAGTAAACAGCATGGGCTTCATCGAAACGCCGTACCGGATTGTTGACGGAGGCAAGGTCGCCGTGGATAAGCCGGTGGTGTACCTGACGGCCGAAGAAGAAGATTCGCACTACATCGCGCAGGCAAATGCCCACGTCGATACGGAAGGATTCTTCGGAAACGACCGGATCAAGTCCCGCTTCGAAGGTGACTTCCCGATTTCGGAGCCGACGAGCGTGACCTATATGGACATTGCCCCGAACCAGATTGTGTCGGTGGCTGCTTCGATGATTCCGTTCCTGGAACACGATGACGCCAACCGTGCCCTGATGGGATCGAACATGCAACGTCAGGCCGTGCCGCTGCTGCGTCCGGAAGCGCCAATCGTCGGTACCGGTCTCGAAGGCCGCGTTGCCGTTGACTCCCGCGCGCTGGTCATTGCCGAAGAAGACGGGGTCATCGACTTTGTTGACGCCACGGTGATCAAAGTACGCTACGACCTGGCGGACGACCAGCGTCTGGTGTCTTTCGACGAAGACGTTAAAGAATATAAACTGATCAAGTTCCGCCGCACGAACCAGGACACCTGCATCAACCTGAAGCCGATGGTGCTGAAAGGCCAGCGGGTGAAGAAAGGCGATGTGCTTTGCGAAGGGTACGCTACTGAAGGGGGCGAACTGGCGCTGGGCCGGAACATGAAAGTAGCCTTTATGCCCTGGCAGGGGTATAACTTCGAGGATGCCATTGTGATTTCGGAGCGTGTTGTACGCGAAGACATCTTCACCAGCATTCACATCGAAGAGTTTGAACTGGAAGTGCGTGACACGAAGCGCGGCGAGGAAGAACTGACGGCTGAAATTCCGAACGTATCGGAAGAAACCGTCCGGAACCTCGACGAAAACGGGATCGTACGTCTGGGTACGGAAGTGAAGGAAGGCGACATCCTGATCGGTAAAATTACGCCGAAAGGAGAGAGCGATCCGACGCCGGAAGAGAAGCTGCTGCGCGCCATCTTTGGCGACAAGGCCGGTGACGTGAAGGATGCTTCCAAGAAAGCACCGCCGTCGCTGAAAGGCGTCGTCATCGACACGAAGCTGTTCTCGCGCCCCAACAAGGAGGACCGCGGTAAGCATAAAGAAGAGATTAAGGCGCTGATGAAGCGGTACAGCCGGGAACTGATCGGTATTCGCGAGAAGATGATCAACAAGATGACGACCCTGCTGGAAGGCAAGACGTCACTCGGTATCCGTCACAAATTTGGCGATGAGATCATGAGCAAAGGGGTGAAGTTTACCCGTAAGAACATTACGGATAACCTCTTCCCGGACAAAAACCCGTATCGCGACGAAAGCAGCTACTCGGTTGCTGAAGAAGTGAACTTGCTGGCCGACCTGCTGACGGAGGGATGGACAGACGATGAGCACACGAACCGTCTGCTCGTGCAGATGGTGAAGAACTACAACAACCGCCGCAACGAAATCACTGGCCGCTTCAAGCGCGAACGCTTTACGCTGGAAGTAGGTGACGAACTGCCGGCCGGTATCGTGAAACTGGCTAAAGTCTACATCGCCAAGAAGCGGAAGCTGAAAGTGGGTGACAAGATGGCCGGTCGTCACGGTAACAAAGGGGTTGTAGCGAAAATCGTTCGTGACGAAGACATGCCGTTCTTGGCGGACGGGATGCCGGTCGACATCGTGCTGAACCCGCTTGGCGTACCTTCCCGGATGAACCTGGGTCAGATCTACGAGACCGTTCTCGGATGGGCTGGCCTGAAACTGGGACGCAAGTATGCGACGCCGATCTTCGACGGCGCTACGGAAGGCGAAGTAATGGCCGAACTGGCCGACGCCAACGTACCGGCATTCGGTCGTCAGTACCTCTACGACGGTCTGTCGGGTGAGCGTTTTGACCAGCCGGTAACGGTCGGGGTTATCTACATGCTGAAACTGGGTCACCTGGTAGACGATAAGATGCACGCCCGTTCGATCGGACCGTACTCGCTCATCACCCAGCAGCCGCTCGGTGGTAAGGCCCAGTTCGGTGGACAGCGTTTCGGGGAGATGGAAGTATGGGCGCTCGAAGCTTTCGGCGCATCGCACATCCTCCAGGAAATCCTGACCGTAAAATCCGATGACGTAGTGGGTCGGGCGAAGGCGTACGAAGCTATCGTGAAAGGTGAAAACCTGCCGAAGCCGAACATCCCGGAGTCATTCAATGTACTCGTACACGAATTGCGTGGTCTGGCCCTGGAAGTAACGCTCGACTAA
- the rpoC gene encoding DNA-directed RNA polymerase subunit beta', producing the protein MSFKKNKKLNSDFNRVLISLASPESILESSYGEVTQPETINYRTYKPEMGGLFCERIFGPVKDWECHCGKYKRIRYKGIICDRCGVEVTEKKVRRERMGHIELVVPVAHIWYFRSLPNKIGYLLGLSTKKLDQIIYYERYVVVQPGIKGEDGIQELDFLTEDEYLDIMDKLPSGNQLLPDSDPMKFIAKMGAEALEMLLSRVALDELSYNLRHAAATDTSQQRKAEALKRLKVVEAFRDANTRVENRPEWMVIRMVPVIPPELRPLVPLDGGRFATSDLNDLYRRVIIRNNRLKRLIEIKAPEVILRNEKRMLQEAVDSLFDNSRKVNAVRSEGNRALKSLSDMLKGKQGRFRQNLLGKRVDYSGRSVIVVGPELKLNECGLPKDMAAELFKPFIIRKLIERGIVKTVKSAKKIVDRKDPIIWDILENVLKGHPVLLNRAPTLHRLGIQAFQPKLIEGKAIQLHPLVCTAFNADFDGDQMAVHVPLGQEAILEASLLMLASHNILNPANGAPITVPSQDMVLGLYYVTKGRRSTPEFPIAGEGMTFYGAEEVIIAINEGKLSKHANIKVRTQVRTEAGDLETKVIETVAGRVLFNQAVPKEVGYINELLTKKKLQQIIAYIFKISGVARTAAFLDDIKELGFQMAFKGGLSIGLNDVKVPETKTQLIEEAKGEVESVWQNYLMGLITENERYNQVIDIWTRVNSRITETLMKQLEADQQGFNSIYMMMHSGARGSREQIRQLGGMRGLMAKPQKNLQGSVGEIIENPILSNFKEGLDVLEYFISTHGARKGLADTALKTADAGYLTRRLHDVAQDVIITEEDCGTLRGLQISALKDNEDVVEPLSERILGRVTVHDIYDPLKKDAEGKPVLIVASGSEITEEIAAAIDETSIETVEIRSVLTCEAKKGVCAKCYGRNLASGRMVDIGEAVGVIASQSIGEPGTQLTLRTFHVGGTASNIAVDAAIKAKFAGLIQFEEMRTVESLDNEGNPVTVVMGRSGEVKIVDPANPNTVLISNNVPYGAFLRVKEGQMVEKNEELCAWDPYNAVILSEITGKLEFEAIEEAITYREEFDEQTGFQEMVIIESRDKTKNPAIMVRGTSTLLEDTTEKAYNLPVGARLVVKNGGDIVAGQALAKIPRNVGKTRDITGGLPRVTELFEARNPSNPAVVSEIDGVVTYGTIKRGNREIYIESKDGTRKKYLVPLSKHILVQDNDFVRAGNPLSDGAITPSDILSIKGPTAVQEYLVNEIQEVYRLQGVKINDKHIEAIVRQMMQKVEIIDAGDTNFLEGQVVDKWSFREENDKIMNMKVVIDAGDSETLKPGMIISARRLRDENSSLKRRDQRIVEVRDAMAAVSQPTLLGITQASLGTESFLSAASFQETTKVLSEASIRGKADYLEGLKENIIVGHLVPAGTGIRRYQNIIVSSKEEYESYVENKEKFTRSKRRETV; encoded by the coding sequence ATGTCATTCAAAAAGAACAAAAAGCTCAACAGCGACTTTAACCGGGTCCTCATCAGCCTGGCGTCGCCTGAGTCAATTTTGGAGAGTTCATACGGGGAGGTCACCCAACCGGAGACGATCAACTACCGGACCTACAAGCCCGAAATGGGCGGTCTGTTCTGTGAGCGTATCTTCGGACCGGTGAAAGACTGGGAATGTCATTGCGGAAAATATAAGCGTATTCGCTACAAAGGCATTATCTGCGACCGTTGCGGAGTTGAAGTAACGGAGAAGAAGGTACGCCGTGAGCGGATGGGCCATATCGAACTGGTCGTGCCTGTTGCGCACATCTGGTATTTCCGCAGCCTGCCCAACAAAATCGGTTATCTGTTAGGTCTGTCTACCAAGAAACTTGACCAGATAATTTACTACGAACGGTATGTAGTCGTTCAGCCGGGTATCAAAGGCGAAGACGGCATTCAGGAGCTTGACTTCCTGACGGAAGACGAGTACCTGGATATCATGGATAAACTGCCCAGCGGCAACCAGCTTCTGCCGGACAGCGATCCGATGAAGTTTATTGCTAAAATGGGTGCCGAGGCGCTGGAAATGCTGCTTTCGCGCGTGGCTCTGGACGAACTGTCGTACAACCTGCGTCACGCAGCGGCTACGGATACGTCACAGCAGCGGAAAGCCGAAGCCCTAAAGCGTCTGAAAGTCGTGGAAGCGTTCCGGGATGCCAACACCCGCGTGGAAAACCGTCCGGAGTGGATGGTCATCCGCATGGTGCCGGTCATTCCGCCCGAACTGCGCCCGCTTGTCCCCCTGGACGGCGGCCGGTTTGCTACCTCTGACCTGAACGACCTGTATCGCCGCGTCATCATCCGGAACAACCGTCTGAAGCGTCTGATCGAAATCAAGGCGCCTGAAGTGATTCTTCGGAACGAAAAGCGGATGCTGCAGGAAGCCGTTGACTCCCTGTTTGACAACTCGCGGAAAGTAAACGCCGTGCGTTCCGAAGGGAACCGGGCGCTGAAATCGCTTTCAGACATGCTGAAAGGGAAGCAGGGCCGTTTCCGTCAGAACCTGCTCGGTAAGCGGGTTGACTACTCCGGTCGTTCGGTTATCGTCGTTGGTCCGGAGCTGAAACTGAACGAGTGCGGTCTGCCGAAAGACATGGCCGCCGAGCTGTTCAAGCCGTTCATTATCCGTAAGCTCATCGAGCGTGGAATTGTCAAGACGGTGAAGTCGGCCAAGAAAATCGTTGACCGGAAAGACCCCATCATCTGGGACATTCTGGAAAATGTACTGAAAGGTCACCCTGTCCTGCTCAACCGGGCTCCGACGCTGCACCGTCTGGGTATCCAGGCGTTCCAGCCGAAACTGATCGAGGGCAAGGCGATCCAGCTGCACCCGCTCGTCTGTACGGCCTTCAACGCTGACTTTGACGGTGACCAGATGGCCGTTCACGTCCCGCTGGGACAGGAAGCCATCCTGGAAGCCTCTCTGCTGATGCTGGCCTCGCACAACATCCTGAACCCGGCCAACGGCGCACCGATCACGGTACCGTCGCAGGACATGGTACTCGGGCTGTATTACGTGACGAAAGGTCGCCGTAGCACGCCGGAGTTCCCGATTGCCGGAGAAGGCATGACGTTCTACGGAGCGGAGGAAGTGATTATCGCCATCAACGAAGGCAAACTATCGAAGCACGCCAACATCAAGGTACGGACCCAGGTGCGGACCGAAGCCGGTGATCTCGAAACGAAAGTAATCGAGACCGTTGCCGGACGGGTGCTGTTCAACCAGGCGGTGCCGAAAGAAGTCGGTTATATTAATGAACTGCTGACGAAGAAGAAGCTTCAGCAGATCATTGCCTATATCTTTAAAATTTCCGGTGTAGCCCGTACGGCGGCATTCCTCGACGACATCAAGGAGCTTGGCTTCCAGATGGCCTTCAAGGGTGGTCTGTCGATCGGTCTGAACGACGTAAAAGTTCCGGAAACAAAAACGCAGCTCATCGAGGAGGCCAAAGGCGAAGTAGAAAGCGTCTGGCAGAACTACCTCATGGGTCTGATTACGGAAAACGAACGCTACAACCAGGTGATCGACATCTGGACGCGTGTGAACTCCCGCATCACGGAGACACTCATGAAGCAACTGGAGGCCGACCAGCAAGGGTTCAACTCCATCTACATGATGATGCACTCCGGCGCCCGTGGTTCGCGCGAACAGATTCGTCAGCTCGGCGGGATGCGTGGTCTGATGGCCAAGCCGCAGAAAAACCTGCAGGGCTCCGTTGGTGAGATTATCGAAAACCCGATTCTGTCCAACTTTAAAGAAGGTCTGGACGTATTGGAGTACTTTATCTCGACGCACGGTGCGCGGAAAGGTCTGGCCGATACGGCTCTGAAAACGGCCGATGCCGGTTACCTGACCCGTCGTCTGCACGACGTAGCCCAGGACGTGATCATCACGGAAGAAGACTGCGGTACGCTGCGCGGCCTGCAAATCTCCGCCCTGAAGGATAACGAAGACGTGGTCGAACCGCTGTCCGAACGTATCCTGGGCCGTGTGACGGTACACGATATCTACGACCCGCTGAAGAAGGACGCCGAAGGCAAGCCGGTTCTGATCGTAGCCTCGGGTAGCGAGATTACGGAAGAAATCGCCGCCGCCATCGACGAAACCAGCATCGAAACGGTGGAAATCCGTTCGGTACTGACCTGCGAAGCCAAGAAGGGGGTTTGTGCAAAATGTTACGGACGTAACCTCGCGTCTGGCCGTATGGTCGACATCGGGGAAGCCGTGGGCGTTATTGCCTCCCAGTCGATCGGTGAACCGGGCACTCAGCTGACCCTCCGTACCTTCCACGTGGGTGGTACCGCGTCGAACATCGCCGTTGATGCTGCCATCAAGGCCAAGTTTGCCGGTCTGATCCAGTTCGAGGAAATGCGGACGGTAGAGTCGCTCGACAACGAAGGCAACCCGGTAACGGTCGTTATGGGTCGTTCGGGTGAAGTTAAAATCGTTGACCCGGCCAACCCGAATACGGTTCTGATCAGCAACAACGTCCCTTACGGAGCGTTCCTGCGGGTGAAAGAAGGCCAGATGGTCGAAAAGAACGAGGAGCTTTGCGCCTGGGATCCGTACAACGCCGTTATTCTTTCGGAAATCACGGGTAAACTGGAGTTTGAAGCGATTGAAGAAGCCATCACTTACCGCGAGGAGTTCGACGAACAGACGGGCTTCCAGGAAATGGTGATCATCGAAAGCCGCGACAAAACGAAGAACCCGGCCATCATGGTCCGCGGCACGAGCACGCTGCTCGAAGACACGACCGAGAAAGCCTACAACCTGCCGGTTGGTGCCCGTCTGGTCGTGAAAAACGGCGGCGACATCGTAGCGGGTCAGGCTCTGGCGAAGATTCCGCGGAACGTCGGTAAAACCCGCGACATCACGGGTGGTCTGCCGCGCGTAACGGAACTGTTCGAAGCCCGTAACCCGTCGAACCCGGCGGTCGTTTCGGAAATCGACGGAGTTGTTACCTACGGAACCATCAAGCGTGGTAACCGCGAAATCTATATTGAGTCGAAAGACGGTACCCGGAAGAAGTACCTGGTGCCCCTGTCGAAGCACATTCTGGTTCAGGACAATGACTTTGTCCGGGCCGGTAACCCGCTCTCCGACGGTGCCATTACGCCTTCCGACATCCTGTCGATCAAAGGTCCGACGGCCGTTCAGGAGTACCTCGTGAACGAAATTCAGGAAGTTTACCGTCTGCAAGGGGTGAAGATCAACGACAAGCACATCGAAGCAATTGTTCGCCAGATGATGCAGAAAGTGGAGATCATCGATGCCGGCGACACTAACTTCCTCGAAGGCCAGGTGGTCGACAAGTGGTCATTCCGTGAAGAAAACGACAAGATCATGAACATGAAGGTCGTAATCGATGCGGGTGATTCCGAAACGCTGAAGCCGGGTATGATTATTTCCGCCCGTCGTCTGCGCGACGAGAACTCCAGCCTGAAGCGCCGCGACCAGCGGATTGTGGAGGTACGTGATGCGATGGCCGCCGTTTCGCAGCCGACGCTGTTGGGTATCACGCAGGCGTCGCTGGGTACCGAAAGCTTCCTGTCAGCGGCCTCGTTCCAGGAAACGACGAAGGTTCTGAGCGAAGCGTCGATCCGCGGTAAGGCCGACTATCTGGAAGGTCTGAAGGAGAACATCATCGTGGGTCACCTCGTACCGGCCGGTACGGGTATCCGCCGCTACCAGAACATCATTGTCAGCTCGAAGGAAGAGTACGAATCTTACGTCGAGAACAAAGAGAAGTTCACCCGCAGCAAGCGCCGGGAAACGGTATAA
- a CDS encoding DUF3467 domain-containing protein codes for MENQLPDQEGQINIELTEDIAEGVYANLAMIAHSNSEFIIDFIRLMPGVPKAKVKSRIILTPEHAKRLLAALKENIRKFEDTFGDINGGDEAFRFPTQFGGPIGEA; via the coding sequence ATGGAAAACCAGCTCCCCGATCAGGAAGGCCAGATTAACATCGAACTGACCGAAGACATAGCCGAGGGCGTCTACGCCAACCTCGCCATGATTGCCCACTCGAACAGCGAGTTCATCATCGACTTTATTCGCCTGATGCCCGGCGTACCGAAAGCCAAAGTAAAATCCCGCATCATTCTGACCCCCGAACACGCCAAGCGCCTGCTGGCGGCCCTGAAAGAAAACATCCGCAAATTCGAGGATACCTTCGGCGATATCAACGGCGGCGACGAAGCCTTCCGCTTCCCAACCCAGTTCGGCGGGCCGATTGGGGAAGCGTAA
- the rpsL gene encoding 30S ribosomal protein S12 gives MPTIQQLVRKGREKLEFKSKSPALDACPQRRGVCTRVYTTTPKKPNSALRKVARVRLTNQKEVNAYIPGEGHNLQEHSIVLVRGGRVKDLPGVRYHIVRGALDTAGVNGRLQSRSKYGTKRPKPGQAPAAGKGAPAKGKKK, from the coding sequence ATGCCTACGATACAACAATTAGTACGTAAGGGCCGCGAAAAGCTGGAATTCAAGTCGAAGTCTCCGGCTCTGGATGCGTGCCCGCAGCGTCGCGGTGTCTGCACCCGTGTATACACCACGACTCCCAAAAAGCCGAACTCGGCCCTGCGTAAAGTAGCCCGTGTTCGTCTGACGAACCAGAAAGAAGTGAACGCCTACATCCCGGGCGAAGGCCACAACCTGCAGGAGCACTCGATCGTGCTGGTGCGCGGTGGTCGTGTAAAGGACCTTCCGGGTGTTCGTTACCACATCGTTCGGGGTGCCCTCGATACGGCCGGTGTAAACGGTCGTCTGCAAAGCCGCTCGAAATACGGCACCAAGCGTCCGAAACCGGGTCAGGCTCCGGCAGCCGGCAAAGGCGCACCCGCTAAAGGGAAGAAAAAGTAA
- the rpsG gene encoding 30S ribosomal protein S7 yields the protein MRKAKPKKRYVLPDPKFREVLVTKFVNNLMYEGKKSISYSIFYGALEVVEKKTSDNGLETFKKALNNVMPSVEVKSRRVGGATFQVPTEVRPDRKVSVGMKWLIKYARSRGEKTMVDRLAAEIIAASKGEGAAVKKKDDTHRMAEANKAFSHFRF from the coding sequence ATGAGAAAGGCAAAACCTAAAAAAAGATACGTCCTGCCCGACCCGAAATTCCGGGAGGTGCTGGTAACGAAGTTTGTGAACAACCTCATGTATGAGGGAAAGAAGAGTATCTCATACTCGATCTTCTACGGGGCACTCGAAGTTGTTGAGAAGAAAACCAGCGACAACGGCCTCGAAACGTTCAAGAAGGCACTCAACAACGTAATGCCTTCAGTCGAAGTAAAAAGCCGCCGCGTCGGTGGTGCTACGTTCCAGGTTCCGACGGAAGTGCGTCCTGACCGTAAGGTATCAGTAGGCATGAAATGGCTGATCAAGTACGCCCGGTCACGTGGTGAAAAAACCATGGTAGACCGTCTGGCTGCGGAAATCATCGCCGCATCGAAAGGTGAGGGCGCTGCCGTTAAGAAGAAGGACGATACGCACCGTATGGCCGAAGCAAACAAGGCGTTCTCGCACTTCCGCTTCTAA